AGGGGCTGGCACATCGACCTCAACGTCATGCGCGAGGACGGCAGCTGGGCGGTCAGCGGCCGCCCGGCCACCCTGCTGCTGCTCATCCTGTTCTCCGAGGTCGGCCCGGACGACGCGCCCACCCGCATCAGGATCGGCTCGCAGCGCGACGCGGCCGCGGCGCTCGGCGAGGGCGTCCACGAGCATGTGCCGGCCAGTCAGTTGATCGAGGCGGCCAGCGCACACCGGCCGCTGGCCCACGCCACGGGCGCGCCGGGCGAGGTCTACGTGGTGCATCCGCTGACCGTGCACGCCGCGCAGGAACACCTGGGCGCCAGGCCGCGCTTCATGGCGCAGACGCCGGTCTTCCTGTCGGCCCCCTTGGACCCGTCGGCGGACACGCCACTCGCCAGGGCCGTGTAGCAGGACCGTGTAGCGATGTCACATTCCGCGCGGCCGGTCCCTCTCAGGAGGTGACATCCCGCGGAAGGAGCCGCCCATGACGCCCGACAGCCCGACGCAGGTCTTCCTCGACCATCGGGAGCTGATGTTCTCGATCGTCTACGCGATGCTGGGCAGCGTCGCCGACACCGAGGACGTGCTGCAGGAACGTGGCTGGCGTGGGAGCCGCGCAGCCGGGAGGGCGAGCCGATCGCCAACCCGCGCGCCTACCTGGTGCGAGTGGCGGTCAACGCGACGCTGGCCCGCCAGGCCGCCATCAGCCGCCGCAGGGAGCACTACGTCGGCCCTGGCTGCCCGAGCCGCTGCTGGCCGCCGACGGGTACCGAGACGGCGGTGCGCTCGGAGTCGGTGTCGATGGCGTTGCTGGTTGTGCTGGAGGCAGGTCGCCGCCCTCCTCCCGCTTCAGCTCGGTCACCTGGCGGGCCAGGTACGCGCCGATCACGCGGGAGTTCCAGCCCTTCTCCTTCAGCGTCGTGGAGAATCCTTGCCCATCTCCGGCCAGTCGAACTCGCCCTGGGGGTCGCAGATGTAGCCGTCGATGGAGGTGTGGATCCAGTGGATGACGCTGCGCCTGGTGGTCTCTCCTGTTCCGTGGTGGCTTTCACGGACAGGTCGGAGCAGCGGACGGGTTCTCGACACGCGCGCCCTATGATCTCCGGATGGATATTCGCAAAGGTGGACCAGGTGACGTGGCGGCGGTGCTGCGGATGTTCGACAGCGCGATCGAGTGGCTGGTGGCGCAGGGCAGGACCGGCCAGTGGGGCAGCGAGCCCTTCTCGGCCGACCCCAAGCGGGTCGGGCAGGTGACCACCTGGGCCGAGGGTGAGGGCATGCGCATCGCGATGCTCGACGGCGAGGCGGCCGGGTGCATGACGGTCGGCGGGCCGCTGCCGTACGTCACCCCTGCCGAGGAACCCGAGTTGTACGTGCAGGGGCTGGTCATCGACCAGCGCTTCCACGGGCGGGGCGTGGGCAGGGCGCTGCTGGACCGGGCGGTGAGCGAGGCCGAGGACAGGGGCGTGGACCTGGTGCGGGTCGACTGCTACGCGGGCGATGACGGGCAGTTGGTGCGCTACTACGAGAGCTGCGGCTTCCGGCGCGCGGAGACGTTCACCGTGGGCCAGTGGCCGGGGCAGGTGCTCGAGCGCAGGGTCTCCGAGAGGGTCTCCGGCGCCGCTCGCTGAGCGCTCGTGAGGCGCCTGCCGCACACTCGATGTCGGGGGCGCAGATCGAGGAGATCAGATCGCGGCGCGCTTCCCCGAGGCCCGGTCTCTCCGGGGTGGAGGTGCGCCCGATCATCGATGCCCGTCTGACCACTCAGGAAGCACCAGCAGCCCGATTTGGTAAAGGAAGTCCACTCTAGGGGTTCGTGAAGCGTTTGAGGCGGAATGATGGCGATTGCGGCGCCGAGCCCGGACCTTGATCAGAGTCCGTACGGCGGCGCCAGGTCTCCCCCCGAGACGCACAGCCCTGACGACAGGGCGTCAAGAATCGGGGACATTCATGAGCAACCTCATCGCCATCGCCTATCCGGACGTCGAGACCGCCATACGCGTACGCGACCGGCTGCTGGACATGCAACGCGAGAAGCTCATCACGCTGGCCGACGCGGCGGTGGCCGAGAAGAAGGCCGACGGCAAGATCAAGCTGCACCAGCTGCGCGGCACCGTCGGCGGCGGCGCGGCCGCCGGCACGTTGTGGGGCGGGCTGATCGGCCTGCTGTTGCTGGCCCCGCTGCTGGGCATGGCCGTGGGCGCGGCCGCGGGAGCGGCCGGTGGCGCGATGACCGACCTCGGCGTGGACGACTCCTTCATGAAGGACCTCGGCCAGCGCCTGCAGCCGGGCGGCGCCGCGCTGTTCCTGCTGGTCATCCAGAGCACTCCGGACAAGGTCGTCGCCGAGGTCGCCCCCTACGGAGGGGAGATCATCCAGACCTCGCTGAGCGCGGAGGCGGAGGCCGCCCTGCGCGAGTCGGTCGAGGCGGCGCGATCGGCTGCCGCGGCCCGCTGACGGACCGGGCCTACCTGCCCTTCTCCGCGTGGTCCACGGGTTCACCGGGTTCACCGGGTTCACAGTCGAGCGGCTCGACGACGAACGGCAGCGCACATGAGCGAACACAGGGGTGAACACAAGGCTGGACACGGCGCGGTCGCGCAGACCTCGAGCGCGCGGAAGCTGCCGCTGCTGACACTGACCGCGATGGTGGTCGGGTCGATGGTCGGCGCGGGGGTGTTCTCGCTGCCCCGCAACTTCGCCCAGGCCACCGGCGTGCTCGGCGCGCTGATCGCCTGGACGGTCGCCGGGGTGGGCATGCTGATGCTCGCCTTCGTCTTCCAGACGCTGGCCGTGCGCAAGCCCGACCTCAACGCCGGCGTCTACGCCTACGCCAAGGCCGGGTTCGGCGAGTTCCCCGGTTTCTTCTCCGCCTTCGGCTACTGGGCCAGCGCCTGCGTCGGCAACGTCTCCTACTGGGTGCTGATCAAGTCCACGATCGGCGCGGCCGTGCCCGGCTTCGGCGAGGGCGACACGCTGCTGGCCGTGGCGGTCTCGGTCGTCGGCGTGTGGGCCTTCCACTTCATGATCGTGCGCGGGGTCAAGGAGGCCGCCGCGATCAACAAGATCGTGACGATCGCGAAGCTCGTGCCCCTGCTGTTGTTCGTGGTGATCCTGCTGGTCACCTTCAAGGCAGGTATGTTCGGCGCGAACTTCTGGGGCGGCCGGCAGCCTTCGGCCGGAGCGCTGTTCGGGCAGGTCAAGGCGACCATGCTGGTGACGGTCTTCGTCTTCCTCGGCGTGGAGGGCGCCAGCGTCTACTCCCGCTACGCCAGAAGGCGCGAGGACGTCGGCAGGGCCACCGTGCTCGGCTTCCTCAGCGTGCTGGCGCTGTTCGCCTCGGTGACCATCCTGTCCTATGCCACGCTGCCCCAGGGCGAGCTGGCGGGGCTGCGGCAGCCGTCCATGGCGGGGGTGCTGGAGTCGGTGGTCGGCGGGTGGGGCGCCGCGCTCATCAGCGTCGGCCTCATCGTCTCGGTGCTCGGCGCCTACCTGGCCTGGACGCTCATGGCCGCCGAGGTGCTGTTCGTGGCCGCCAAGGACGAGGACATGCCGGCCTTCCTGCGGCGGGAGAACGCCAAGGGCGCGCCGGTCGCGGCGCTGGTGATGACCAGCGTGCTCATCACCGCGGTGCTGGCGATCACATTGTTCTCCGACGACGCCTTCGCCTTCACGCTGAAGCTGTGCAGCTCGCTGTCGCTGGTTCCGTACCTGCTGGCCGCGGGATACGCGCTCAGGCTCACCCTCACCGGAGAGAGCTACGACACCAACGCGCAGGGGCGGCGCAGGGACCTGATGGTGGCCGCGCTGGCCGTCGTCTACACCACCTTCCTGATCTTCGCGGCGGGGCTGGAGTTCCTGCTGCTGTCGTTCGTCATCTACGCGCCCGGCACGATCTTGTTCATCATCACCAGACGCGAACGCGGCAGGAAGGTCTTCTCCCCCGCCGAGCTGGTTCTGTTCGTCGTGGCCGTCGTGGGGGCGGTCATCGGCGTCGCCGGTCTGGCCACCGGCCTCATCACCATCTGACCATGATCGACAAGGGGGTGTGACATGAACAGATCCGATCGGGGAGCGCGTGCGGCGCTGCACGCCCTGCTGGCGGCCTGCCTGCTGCTGGTGTGCCTGGCCTGCGCCGAGGAGCGTGGCCCCGAGCAGTGGGACCGCGGCGGTCTGGTCGACGGGCAGGTCGGCCCGGTCCAGCTGATCCACGCCCACATCCTGGCCCCGCCCATGGGCGAGCAGAAGGCCGGCGACGCCCTCGGGCTGTACGTGACGCTGGTCAACAACAGCGACAGGGACCAGGTCCTGGACGGCGTCAGCACCGTGCACGCCGACAGCGTCGTCTACCGGGAGGGCAGGGAGAAGCCGCAGCCGATCGAGGTCACGGTGCCCGCGCGCCGTATCGCCAGCCTGCAGGAGGGTCATGACCGGCCGCACCTGGAGCTGGTCGGCATCCACCGCCCGCTCGGCGCCACGCCCATCGACGTCACCTTCCGCTTCCCCTCGGCCGGGACCATCACGCTCCGCATCCCCGTGCTGCCGCTGTCGCGGGGCGCGGGCTACTCCTCTCGGGGGTGAGCCGGGAGCGGGTGTTGACGAGCATGCGAACGAAAGTCGCGCGCCGCATCGACGGAGCCTGCCTCAACCGGGCGGTCGACGCCTACCTGATGGACGGCCAGGTCCCCGCCAGGGGGACCACGTGCCGGGCGTACTCCGCCTGCCGTACCCCAAGGTGTCTTCCCCGGGACGACGACCGCGCCGGGTGTGGCGGGCGACGATCTTCCTCATGGACAACAGACTGCGCGACCTCGTCGAGGGCGCCGTGCACACCCCTGGCGACGAGCGCTACGAGGCGGAGCGGCTGCCGTGGAACCGTCTGATCGACCCCAGACCGGCCGTCGTCGTCGAGGCGGCGAGCCCCGGCGACGTGCGGGCGGCGCTGCTGGTGGCCCGCGAGCACGGGATGCCGTTCGCCGTCCAGTCCACCGGGCACGGCACGCTGGTGCCCGCCGACGGCGGGGTGCTGGTCAAGACGACGCCGATGGCGTCGGTGCGCGTCGATCCCGAGCGGCGCACCGCCCGCGCGCAGGCCGGTGCGATCTGGTCGGACGTCATCGCCGCCGCCGCGCCGTACGGCCTGGCGCCCGTCTCGGGCACCCCCGCGATCGGGATCACCGGCTACACGCTGGGCGGCGGCACGGGATGGCTGTCGCGCCTGCACGGCTACGCCGCCGACAACCTGCTCAGCGCCGACGTCGTGACGGCCGAGGGGCAGTGCCTGACCGTCAGCGCCGAGGCGCATCCCGATCTGTTCTGGGCGTTGCGCGGCGGCGGCGGCAACTTCGCGGTGGTGACCGCCCTGGAGTTCAGGCTGCACCCGGTGGGCGAGGTGCACGCGGGGATGGCGCTGTTCCCGATCGAGCGGGCGGCTGACACGCTGGCCCGCTACCGGGAGTGGGCGCTGAGCGAGCCGGACGAGCTGAACACCTCCGTCATCGTGATGCGCGGGCCCGGCAGCGGCTGGACGCTGGCCGTGCGGGCCTTCCGCGCGGGCGGCGACGGGCGCGCCCTGGAGTCGTTGCTGGAGGTGGCCGGGCCCGCGCTCGGCGGGGGGTTCGCGGCGATGAGCTTCGCCGAGGCGGCTACCGCGTTCGGCGGTCCCCCTCCCCCGCCGATGGCCGTCCTCCAGCACCTGGACCTGCTGGAGGAGGTGTCCGACGAGGCGATCGAGACGATCGTCAAGAGCGCGGACGAGCCGCTGACGGCGATCGAGGTGCGGCACTGGGGCGGCGCGATGGCCAGGCCCGCGCCGGACGCGGGGCCCGTAGGGCACCGGCAGGCGCCGTTCTCGGTGATCGCCACCTCGGTGCTCGACGGCTCCCGCGAGCGCGAGGAGGTGGCCGAGCGCCAACGGGCGGTGGCGCGGGCGCTGCGACCGCACGCCACCGGCGGCTCGTTCCTGAACTTCCTCACCGACCCGGGCCTGACGGCGACGGCCTACAGCGCCGCCGACTTCGCGCGGCTGGGCGAAGTGAAGCGGGCGTGGGACCCCGACAACGTGCTGGGCCACACGCACAACATCGCCCCGGCTTGACGCTCAGCCGGCTCCTGGTCCTGGGGTGGGAAAGCCGAAGACGGCCGCATCGACAAGACGATGCACCTGTTCAGCGTGCTGGACCCGATGGACGGCAGCTACCGGCGCAGCCTGGGCCAAGCAGTTGCCGTCCAGGAGTCCCGGCACCGCCTCGCCCGGAGGATCTGCCACGGCAACGCCGGGAAGATCCGACAGGCGTATCGGCGCTGGGGCTGGTCGTCAATGCCGCGGTTCTGCGGAACCCTTTGTCGGCGATCGTCGACCGGCTGCGCGCCCAGGGCATCCTGGTCAAGGACGAGGGCGTGGCCCGGCTCAGCCCGCTGGGCCACGCCCATCTCAACTGCCCAGGCCGCTACGTCATTGCCTCCTCTGCACCCGAGTAGGGCCTGCGGCCGCTGCGAGACGCGCCGCTGCCCGAGCCTGGCGCTCGCACCGGCGAAGCAGCCGTGGTGGATGAGGACGGAGTGCGCGGCGTCCACCTTTGATCGTTGGTGTGCCGAGGTGAGGTCAACGGCTAGCCCGGACAGATCTCGCGGGGAGGCTGTAGGCGCTCGAATCCATGCCGGCCGCGATATGGCTCAGCGTGATGTCTCAGGATCAGCACCCTGGTCGCGCGGATCCGAGCGGAGGGGTGGTGGGAAGCGCAGTACCCAGCGGCGCTGCCACGGGGTCTCGATGGCCCGATGGTGGTGGTGCTCCCGTGTCCAGGCGACGGCGTCGGCCGGGTCGAGACCGGCCAGGACAGCGAGGCAGGCGACGACCGTGCCGGTGCGGCCGACGCCGCCCCCGCAGGCGACCTCCACCGCGGCGCCCGTCCGCGCTCGCTCGTGCAGCGCGCGGATCTGCTGTACAGCCAGGTCGCGGTCGCGGGGCAGGAGAAAGTCGGGCCACTGGATCCACGCGTGGGGCCACCGCAGCCCGCTCTCGTGGCGGCGGCGGAGCCGGTCGGAGCCGAGGTAAAGGCCGAAGTCGGGCATCGGCCCCTCCGGCAGCGGACGGCGTAGGCCGCGGCCGCGGATCCAGGAGCCGTCCGGGAGCCGGAGGGCGCCTACGAGCGGCGGCCCGCTCACCGGCCTGCCGACCGGGCCGGCTGGCGTGCTGTCCATAGGGTCTTTCATCGGGGTTCTCCTTGTGCCTCTCTGGGCGGCGCTGTCCAACCGCCGCCGTGCGCGGTGATTCGCTACCAGAGCATGACTCTCCGCTCAGCTGGATGTTTGCTTCAGGCGTTTCGCCGGTGAAACACCGCGCCGACCGCGCGTTCTCAACCAGCCGACATGTCATGCTCCAGAGGCTACGAATGATCAGACAGGTCCGGAATGAGACGCATGGCCGTTTCGGGGCTGCGGAAAACCGCAGATGCAGGCGCCCTCGGAGACGCGGACCTGCGGACGCTGGCCTCCGATCACGACGTCACCTACTTCCGCGCGCTCGGCACCATGATCACGTATCCGGACCAGCTCGTCTGGCCGCTGGCGGTGCTGGCCGTCGGCGCGGTGGCGGGCCTGGCGCTGCTGGCCCGCATCAGGCGGCTGCTGAGCCTGCCCCGGCTGATCGCGGCGGCGTTCTCGGCCGTGGTGCCGTTGGCGGTGGCGACCGCCGGGGCACGGGCGGGAGCGGGGCGGCGCTCGGCGAGCAAGAGCGGGGCGCGTTGGCGTCCGCCGATGAGGTGGGCAGTCCCGCAACAAAGGATCGAACACCGTACCGACTCATTCACTCGCTACCGATGTCATGGAAATTTCCCAGAAATCGGCGTAGCGGCCGCCGTGGCGCAGTAGCTCGTCGTGGCTGCCTTCTTCCACGATCCGACCGCCGTCCAGAAAGACGACACGATCGGCGCGTCGGACGGTCCGCATCCGGTGCGCCACCATCACCACCGTCCGGCCCGCCATCAGGCGCTCGATACCCGCGTGGACGGCCGCCTCGTTCACTGGGTCCAGCGCGGAGGTCACCTCGTCCAGCAGCACGATGGGCGCATTCTTCAGCAGCGCTCGCGCGATCGAGACCCGCTGGCGCTCACCACCCGACAGCAGTGCGCCGCCCTCGCCGACATTCGTCGCCCATCCGCCGGGCAGTCGCTCGATCACCTCGTCCAACCGCGCCGCGGTCGCCGCCGCCCGCACCTCGGCAACGCCTGCGTCGGGACGGCCGAGGCGCACGTTCTCCTCGATCGTGCCGTCGAAGAGATAGACGTCCTGGAAGACGATGGCGATCTGCGCCATCAACACCTCAGAGCTGATCGCGCGCACGTCCACGCCTCCCACGCGCACCGCGCCCGCGTCCACGTCGTAGAAGCGCGCGAGCAGCTGAAGCAGGGTGCTCTTGCCCGCGCCCGAGGGTCCGACGACGGCAAGCCGCTGCCCCTCCGGCACGGACAACGACACATCGTCGATCACCGTGCGATCGCCATGCCGGAAGGCGACGGACTCGAACTCCAGGTCATGGCCTACCGGCTGGATCGGCTCGCGAGCTTCCGGCAGCGGCTCGGTACGCAGCACCGTGTCGAGTCTCGCCAGCTCGGAACGTGCGCCGCGCACCTTGCCACCGATGTCCGACAGCGACAGCAGCGGATCGGCG
This window of the Nonomuraea africana genome carries:
- a CDS encoding transposase, giving the protein MRNPLSAIVDRLRAQGILVKDEGVARLSPLGHAHLNCPGRYVIASSAPE
- a CDS encoding GNAT family N-acetyltransferase gives rise to the protein MDIRKGGPGDVAAVLRMFDSAIEWLVAQGRTGQWGSEPFSADPKRVGQVTTWAEGEGMRIAMLDGEAAGCMTVGGPLPYVTPAEEPELYVQGLVIDQRFHGRGVGRALLDRAVSEAEDRGVDLVRVDCYAGDDGQLVRYYESCGFRRAETFTVGQWPGQVLERRVSERVSGAAR
- a CDS encoding copper chaperone PCu(A)C; this encodes MNRSDRGARAALHALLAACLLLVCLACAEERGPEQWDRGGLVDGQVGPVQLIHAHILAPPMGEQKAGDALGLYVTLVNNSDRDQVLDGVSTVHADSVVYREGREKPQPIEVTVPARRIASLQEGHDRPHLELVGIHRPLGATPIDVTFRFPSAGTITLRIPVLPLSRGAGYSSRG
- a CDS encoding DUF1269 domain-containing protein, whose translation is MSNLIAIAYPDVETAIRVRDRLLDMQREKLITLADAAVAEKKADGKIKLHQLRGTVGGGAAAGTLWGGLIGLLLLAPLLGMAVGAAAGAAGGAMTDLGVDDSFMKDLGQRLQPGGAALFLLVIQSTPDKVVAEVAPYGGEIIQTSLSAEAEAALRESVEAARSAAAAR
- a CDS encoding FAD-binding oxidoreductase — its product is MDNRLRDLVEGAVHTPGDERYEAERLPWNRLIDPRPAVVVEAASPGDVRAALLVAREHGMPFAVQSTGHGTLVPADGGVLVKTTPMASVRVDPERRTARAQAGAIWSDVIAAAAPYGLAPVSGTPAIGITGYTLGGGTGWLSRLHGYAADNLLSADVVTAEGQCLTVSAEAHPDLFWALRGGGGNFAVVTALEFRLHPVGEVHAGMALFPIERAADTLARYREWALSEPDELNTSVIVMRGPGSGWTLAVRAFRAGGDGRALESLLEVAGPALGGGFAAMSFAEAATAFGGPPPPPMAVLQHLDLLEEVSDEAIETIVKSADEPLTAIEVRHWGGAMARPAPDAGPVGHRQAPFSVIATSVLDGSREREEVAERQRAVARALRPHATGGSFLNFLTDPGLTATAYSAADFARLGEVKRAWDPDNVLGHTHNIAPA
- a CDS encoding ABC transporter ATP-binding protein — translated: MIRMLLRVLGHEYAQPVRRTVALMTTTAIAEGLSYALLVPVLRALFGNTPGDAWPWLIAFGAAVAVYAALRYYSDLSGFRVGTTLLRGMYHRLGGHLARLPIGWYSARRVGEVSVLASEGVLQAMSVIAHLLAPFISACVTPLTIVAVMFAFNVQMGLAALVAAPVVAAIQIWTGRSMAAGDAERAERGHEATGRVIEYLQAQPVLRAGGRTVERFRLLDDSLREVQRASRRSTLSALSGAVGLTLVVQAMFTVLLVLGAYLALGGSIGTAEVLAILVLAARCADPLLSLSDIGGKVRGARSELARLDTVLRTEPLPEAREPIQPVGHDLEFESVAFRHGDRTVIDDVSLSVPEGQRLAVVGPSGAGKSTLLQLLARFYDVDAGAVRVGGVDVRAISSEVLMAQIAIVFQDVYLFDGTIEENVRLGRPDAGVAEVRAAATAARLDEVIERLPGGWATNVGEGGALLSGGERQRVSIARALLKNAPIVLLDEVTSALDPVNEAAVHAGIERLMAGRTVVMVAHRMRTVRRADRVVFLDGGRIVEEGSHDELLRHGGRYADFWEISMTSVASE
- a CDS encoding protein-tyrosine phosphatase family protein, with the protein product MKDPMDSTPAGPVGRPVSGPPLVGALRLPDGSWIRGRGLRRPLPEGPMPDFGLYLGSDRLRRRHESGLRWPHAWIQWPDFLLPRDRDLAVQQIRALHERARTGAAVEVACGGGVGRTGTVVACLAVLAGLDPADAVAWTREHHHHRAIETPWQRRWVLRFPPPLRSDPRDQGADPETSR
- a CDS encoding phytanoyl-CoA dioxygenase family protein, with the translated sequence MGISDDFIANGFVKVRAAPDEVGLAAQALLWRQIGLSPDDPSGWTEPVRWAADLTGEGPFGQIISSPALARTLDEVCGEGGWLPSGSCGNIPIRFPKVAPADDRGWHIDLNVMREDGSWAVSGRPATLLLLILFSEVGPDDAPTRIRIGSQRDAAAALGEGVHEHVPASQLIEAASAHRPLAHATGAPGEVYVVHPLTVHAAQEHLGARPRFMAQTPVFLSAPLDPSADTPLARAV
- a CDS encoding basic amino acid/polyamine antiporter is translated as MSEHRGEHKAGHGAVAQTSSARKLPLLTLTAMVVGSMVGAGVFSLPRNFAQATGVLGALIAWTVAGVGMLMLAFVFQTLAVRKPDLNAGVYAYAKAGFGEFPGFFSAFGYWASACVGNVSYWVLIKSTIGAAVPGFGEGDTLLAVAVSVVGVWAFHFMIVRGVKEAAAINKIVTIAKLVPLLLFVVILLVTFKAGMFGANFWGGRQPSAGALFGQVKATMLVTVFVFLGVEGASVYSRYARRREDVGRATVLGFLSVLALFASVTILSYATLPQGELAGLRQPSMAGVLESVVGGWGAALISVGLIVSVLGAYLAWTLMAAEVLFVAAKDEDMPAFLRRENAKGAPVAALVMTSVLITAVLAITLFSDDAFAFTLKLCSSLSLVPYLLAAGYALRLTLTGESYDTNAQGRRRDLMVAALAVVYTTFLIFAAGLEFLLLSFVIYAPGTILFIITRRERGRKVFSPAELVLFVVAVVGAVIGVAGLATGLITI